One genomic window of Nicotiana sylvestris chromosome 10, ASM39365v2, whole genome shotgun sequence includes the following:
- the LOC138879126 gene encoding uncharacterized protein produces MAETSIDHTHPLYLGPSYTPSSVSILVKLIGSDNYGIWSKSIRIVLLGKMKLGFVTNTCKKDLYKAAELQEQWKMCNAMVLSWIMNNVRAEFLGGIVDASDAHLVWEDLRERFDKVNRVWIFQLHREIATLSQGTSSISVYFSKLKEL; encoded by the coding sequence ATGGCAGAAACTTCGATCGACCACACACATCCTTTATACCTAGGTCCATCCTACACTCCAAGCTCAGTTTCTATACTAGTGAAACTCATTGGATCAGACAATTACGGGATTTGGAGCAAGTCGATAAGGATCGTACTTTTGGGGAAAATGAAGCTAGGGTTTGTTACTAACACATGCAAGAAGGATCTGTACAAAGCAGCTGAATTGCAGGAACAATGGAAAATGTGTAATGCGATGGTGCTGTCATGGATCATGAACAATGTGCGTGCAGAATTCCTAGGTGGTATCGTCGATGCATCAGATGCACATCTCGTTTGGGAAGACCTACGAGAGAGATTTGACAAGGTCAATCGAGTTTGGATTTTTCAGTTACATCGTGAAATTGCAACATTATCACAAGGAACTAGCTCAATTTCAGTTTACTTCTCGAAATTGAAGGAGCTTTGA